Within the ANME-2 cluster archaeon genome, the region GCTGTGGCTCAGGAGACCTGCCAGTAGCGGCCTGAAGGATATGGGATATACCAGACCTGTGACACCTGCCAGTGCCGTCAGCACCAGCGGGGCATGTATCTCACTTCGGTGAGTTGTGAGGAGGTCCAGGTCAGGGAAAAGGCTTGCAGCGATTGCTATTGTTATGATAATGTTGCGGTGCTTTTCCCACTTCTGCGGGTGGTTTATATATTAACCAGTCTAGTAATTGTGAGACCGAAAATAATGTGTAATATCCAGTCCATAATGAGTATAGTATATTATAATTTATTTATAAAACATTGTTCATATTATAATCTGTATATAATATTATGCTTATAGCTCATTCCGTGGATCTTAGCAGTATAATATTCCCCCGCCCCTTTTTGACCCTGTGTACCAGTCCCCTGTCCTCAAGGTCGGTTATCATCAGGCTCACCTTTGCCTCAGAACAATTCAACCTGCCCCTCAGGTCTATCTGGGTCATCCTGCCTCCCAACTTCTCCAGTATATCGATAATCTCTTTCAGGTCATCGGGAAGCTTATCAATATCGGGTGCAGGTCCCCGGTCATTGGGATAATCATTTTCAATATGAACTCCAGGTACGGGTTCTGCCGATTCTGCTGATTTTTTCGGTTCTATCGATTTTATCGATTCTCCCGGTTCTATTGGTTCTGCTGGCTCAGACTCATCTTCCAGTCCATCACTCCTTTTGTAATGATAATATGCAGCAGCAATCATTATCATCAATATTAATAACGCGACAGCAGTATAGGTCCAGTCAAATCCGGGCAGGATATTATCTTCAACATCATAGGTGACATTGCCAATATCTTCATCAGGGAGTTCTTCTAACTCCTCATACAAAGGGAACATCAGGATATCGAACACATAGTTCCCTTCGTGGTCAGTCACTGTCAGTGTATCTTCACCATAATACACCAGGGTATCGTTTTGATAGTAACTGGTTTTAATAAGGTAATCCCCTGGCTCCAGGTTAAAGGAATATACACCCGAAGCCGCTACCCTGAACTGGGTGGGTGTGGAGTTAACTTCGACCAGGGCATTATCCAGAGGCTCGAAGGTAGACCACTCATACACGGTACCGTGAATGGTGATGGCACTGACTGTTTGCGGAATAAGTATTATTACGATGGCTATTAGCAGGAGGCGTAGATTAAACATTTGTGAAAACAATTTGAATGACCAGTATAAAAATATAGGGTTTTTCCAGTTATATCCTTGCTTCAATATTTTCCGATGACAAGAGAATAAAATTATTCTGTTTGGCGAATATCTTTGCCTCTTTGGTAAAACCTGATTTGGAAGCAGCCATATAATATTCTTTTCTCAGGTCGTTGTTCCAGTTTACATGTTTTGCTTTATCCATTAATTCCGTTAAGATATTAACATTTGTTTTTCTGTTTTGCCATTTACATTCACAAAAGAGGATTTCATTCGTATTTTCATTTATTGCCACAATATCGATCTCGATATCCTTGTGCCACCATTTTCCAATCCTTGAATAATTGAAAATGTCAAAATGTAAAATGAGTTCCATTACAATACGCTCAAATTTGTTCCCGAGATACATCGGAAATTCGCTTTGTATTGTGTTAACAACTGAACCGGAATTCCCCCTTTCCAATTCTGTTAGATTGGTATAAACAAACCTGAACCAAAAATCAAAGAAATTATCATTGATGGAATACCTGGCACCAATTGCTTTTAATTTTCGCTTGAAATTCAACGTGGGGGGTTGATTTTTTTCAATTATACCTATTTTTTCAAGTATGGAAAGGTATTTTGACAGAAGACTTTTATCCAGCCCTGTCTTGTTGTATATCTCATTAAAACGTGTCAGCCCGCCTGCAACTGCGGACAGTATGGACATATAATTGGAAGGGTCCCTGAATTCTTCCCGCAGCAGTATCTCAACTTCTTCATACAAAAACTCGCCTTTTGCAAGGATCTTTGTTTCTATATTCTTCCATACCGGCAGGTTACAGTCAAACTTGACGACATATCCTGGTATGGTATCTATGACAGAATAAAGGGTTAAGAGGTCTTCGAAGGTGTACTTTGGGAATAATTCTTTCAGATGAACTACATCGAGGCGGTCTACCATCCACTGTCCGGTCCGTTTTCCATAAATAGGGCTTTTATAATCCAGTGTATATTTTTCCATCATGCTGATGGAAGAGCCGCATAGTACAAGCATTAATTTGGTGTTTATCAATCTGGAATCCCAATTATCCTGGAGCACTGAAAGGATCTCAGGGAATTTATCCACTATGAACGGGAATTCGTCAAAGACCAGAACGACTCTATCATTGCTGTTCTCGGTCATGTAAATATAAAAATCATCCCAGTTTGATAGCGGTGACCGTGCAAGTGTGATGTCGTTGAAGAATTCCATTACCATTAAATTTAACCTTCGCAGGGTATCTTCTTTTGATTCTGCCCTGCCAAGAAAAAAAAGAACAGGTTTTTCTTTGGAGAATTCATTTAAAAGTTCGGTTTTCCCGATTCTCCGCCGGCCGTATATGATGATAAGTTCGGCTTCTTTTGAGTTGTACTTTCTTTGCAAGAACTCCAATTCGCGAGTTCTGTTTATGAATTTCATTACGATTATATACTTATAATTCAACAAATTTAAGTTTATCGGATAAAATAATGGCTGCAACCTTCTGTTATTAGATATGGGTGCCAGGGCCGGAGGATGACTTATTTGTCATCCCGTAGTTTCATGTGTCTCAGTACTCATAGGGTTCTTCATCAGTTCAGTAAAGACTTTTTCATTATTGACACATGCTCTTAAAGAACATTTACAATAAAGATAATATCTCATCCGCCATTTGCTTTGCGCCTGGTGCCCGTCCCGCTCTGCTCCACTCGCCTTGTGGTGTGGGGGCTAGTAGGCGCTTTTTGGCAATTATTATGCACATATATAGCTATTAAAATATAAAATAACATTATTTGAACAAAAATGTTTACATAATTTGAGTTGGAACATCTTTATAACATTTCGTGTTAATAGAATTATCAAAGTTAATTTAAATCAAACCAGGTGATTCTATTGGAAAGTATCGGAGCAATCAAAAAGCATTTGGATTATATGTCCCATGAAATTGTTGAAATAAAAAAAATAATAGTTGGCCTGGAGTCAGATAAACAAAAATCCAATATGGCATGGGATGATTTAATGAGTGTATCAGACCAAATCTCGGAGAAATGGACTGAAGTTTCAGCTACAGATGAAATAAAATCACAAAGAGAAAAAACATGGTGAATCAGTGAACATTTGTATAGATAGTTCCGTGATTGTAGCAGCCTTGAGAAAGCAAGAAGTCCATCATGAAGCTGCAAAAAATTTGCTGGAAAAAGTAAAAGATGGAAATCATATTGCCATAGAACCTTATATTGTTTTAATTGAAGTTGTTGCTGCTATAAAACGAAGAACAGGTTCTACAGAACTTGCTAAAAGAGTGAAAAATGATTTTTTGGCCATAGATACCATAAATTTTACAGACCTTGAATCAATCAGGGCGAGTGATGCATCTGAGATTGCAATGAATCTTGGAGTAAGGGGAATGGATGCTATTGTAATACAAACAGCTAAAGAGTTTAATGTCCCCCTCATTACATTGGATAAGGAAATGATCGAGAAAGCTAAATCATTAGTCGATATCCGCACTGTAGATGATTTATGACTTATTTACTTTTAATAAAGCATACATTCTTCGGCTTTCCCGCCGCCCCCCACTCTCGCCTTCACTCTGCCTGGGTGCCCGTCCCGTTCTGCTCCCACTCGCTCCTGTGGTCTGGGGGCTGGCAGGCACTTTTATAGTACCCTGTGGAGACATGGGAGTCAATGCCCGGACCTCATTATCTACCGTGGGAGGCTGGGGATTC harbors:
- a CDS encoding ATP-binding protein, encoding MKFINRTRELEFLQRKYNSKEAELIIIYGRRRIGKTELLNEFSKEKPVLFFLGRAESKEDTLRRLNLMVMEFFNDITLARSPLSNWDDFYIYMTENSNDRVVLVFDEFPFIVDKFPEILSVLQDNWDSRLINTKLMLVLCGSSISMMEKYTLDYKSPIYGKRTGQWMVDRLDVVHLKELFPKYTFEDLLTLYSVIDTIPGYVVKFDCNLPVWKNIETKILAKGEFLYEEVEILLREEFRDPSNYMSILSAVAGGLTRFNEIYNKTGLDKSLLSKYLSILEKIGIIEKNQPPTLNFKRKLKAIGARYSINDNFFDFWFRFVYTNLTELERGNSGSVVNTIQSEFPMYLGNKFERIVMELILHFDIFNYSRIGKWWHKDIEIDIVAINENTNEILFCECKWQNRKTNVNILTELMDKAKHVNWNNDLRKEYYMAASKSGFTKEAKIFAKQNNFILLSSENIEARI
- a CDS encoding type II toxin-antitoxin system VapC family toxin produces the protein MRKQEVHHEAAKNLLEKVKDGNHIAIEPYIVLIEVVAAIKRRTGSTELAKRVKNDFLAIDTINFTDLESIRASDASEIAMNLGVRGMDAIVIQTAKEFNVPLITLDKEMIEKAKSLVDIRTVDDL